Proteins co-encoded in one Aspergillus fumigatus Af293 chromosome 6, whole genome shotgun sequence genomic window:
- the aldA gene encoding aldehyde dehydrogenase family protein has product MASPHPPSPIRLCPSSLPAAAPYSLPWLTLLPIIRKCPPFLCLDSVIPPPPPPYQSPYPPPTMSDLYATIETPQGKYEQPLGLFINNEFVKGVEGKTFETINPATEQPIVAVHEATEKDVDIAVAAARKAFEGPWRQVTPSDRGRMLNKLADLMEREIETLAAIEALDNGKAFSIAKLDMAGAAGCIRYYAGWADKIHGQTIDVNPETLTYTRHEPIGVCGQIIPWNFPMLMWSWKIGPAVATGNTVVLKTAEQTPLSALYAAKLIKEAGFPPGVINIISGFGRTAGAAIASHMDVDKVAFTGSTLVGRNILQAAAKSNLKKVTLELGGKSPNIVFEDADIENALKWASFGIYFNHGQCCCAGSRILVQESIYEEFLARFKERSEQNKVGDPFDPQTFQGPQVSQLQFDRIMGYIQDGKQAGARVVTGGERLGDKGYFIKPTIFADVNGDMKIVQEEIFGPVCTVQKFKTEEEAIKLANSTNYGLASAVHTKNVNTAIRVSNAIKAGSVWVNNYNMIYPQAPFGGYKESGLGRELGSYALENYTQVKTVHIRTGDCPFP; this is encoded by the exons ATGGCTTCTCCCCATCCCCCATCCCCCATCCGCCTTTGCCCCTCCTCCTTACCGGCAGCAGCTCCATACAGCTTGCCGTGGTTGACTCTCTTACCTATAATAAGGAAGTGTCCTCCCTTTCTCTGTCTTGACTCTGTGATAccccctcccccccctcccTATCAGTCGCCATATCCACCCCCCACCATGTCTGACCTTTACGCCACTATCGAGACTCCCCAGGGCAAATATGAGCAGCCCTTGGGTTT GTTCATCAACAATGAGTTTGTGAAGGGTGTTGAAGGCAAGACCTTCGAGACCATCAACCCCGCCACCGAGCAGCCCATTGTTGCTGTCCACGAAGCCACTGAGAAGGATGTCGACATTGCCGTTGCCGCTGCTCGCAAGGCATTCGAGGGTCCCTGGAGACAGGTTACTCCCTCGGACCGTGGCCGTATGCTTAACAAGCTGGCCGATCTGATGGAGCGCGAAATCGAGACCCTCGCTGCCATTGAGGCCCTTGACAACGGCAAGGCCTTCAGCATCGCCAAGCTGGACATGGCCGGTGCTGCTGGCTGCATTCGCTACTATGCTGGCTGGGCTGACAAGATCCACGGCCAGACCATTGACGTCAACCCTGAGACACTCACCTACACTCGCCACGAACCCATCGGTGTCTGCGGTCAGATCATTCCTTGGAACTTCCCCATGCTGATGTGGTCGTGGAAGATCGGTCCTGCCGTCGCCACTGGTAACACTGTTGTCCTCAAGACCGCTGAGCAGACTCCTCTGTCCGCCCTCTATGCCGCCAAGTTGATCAAGGAAGCTGGCTTCCCCCCTGGCGTCATCAACATTATTTCCGGCTTCGGACGTACTGCTGGAGCTGCTATTGCTAGCCATATGGACGTCGACAAGGTTGCTTTCACTGGTTCCACCCTTGTCGGACGTAACATCCTTCAGGCTGCCGCAAAGAGCAACCTCAAGAAGGTTACTCTCGAGCTCGGTGGAAAGTCCCCCAACATTGTCTTTGAGGATGCAGATATTGAGAAC GCTTTGAAATGGGCGTCATTTGGAATTTATTTCAACCATGGCCAGTGCTGCTGCGCGGGATCTCGTATCCTTGTCCAGGAGTCGATCTACGAGGAGTTCCTGGCTCGATTCAAGGAGCGGTCAGAACAGAACAAAGTCGGCGATCCCTTCGATCCCCAGACGTTCCAAGGACCTCAGGTTTCGCAGCTGCAGTTCGATCGCATCATGGGCTACATCCAAGACGGAAAGCAGGCGGGTGCAAGAGTTGTTACTGGCGGAGAACGCCTTGGTGACAAGGGATATTTCATTAAACCCACTATCTTTGCGGATGTCAACGGCGATATGAAGATTGTTCAAGAGGAGATCTTCGGCCCTGTTTGCACAGTGCAGAAGTtcaagaccgaggaggaggccatcAAGCTTGCTAACAGCACCAACTATG GTCTTGCCTCTGCTGTCCACACCAAGAACGTCAATACCGCAATTCGTGTATCAAACGCCATCAAGGCTGGAAGCGTCTGGGTCAACAATTACAATATGATCTATCCCCAGGCACCATTCGGTGGCTACAAGGAATCGGGTCTTGGCCGTGAACTCGGCTCTTATGCTCTTGAGAACTATACTCAGGTCAAGACAGTACACATCCGGACAGGCGATTGCCCGTTCCCCTGA
- a CDS encoding pyridoxamine 5'-phosphate oxidase family protein translates to MGKFYPSITPDLHDWTLRQSVFFVASAPLRGKHINVSPKGLPNASFAILGPNEAAYIDATGSGSETICHLRENGRITVLFCSFDAAPRILRLFCSGSVIEWDQPEFGAYLERMGNKSVLGARAIIRLDVYKVQTSCGFGVPQLALKLDPETHEPKPYLKDRETLGHFVRKSVEKGQLRSYQREWNASSLDGLPGLWSAIRDDGGYVWVGRVRNWLRRHEDEIDVVKTSLLCFLLAMTVLRWMGYEV, encoded by the exons ATGGGTAAATTCTACCCATCAATCACCCCAGACCTCCACGACTGGACCCTCCGCCAGAGCGTCTTCTTCGTAGCCTCGGCCCCGCTCCGCGGCAAACACATCAATGTCTCACCAAAGGGCCTCCCCAATGCGTCGTTCGCCATCCTCGGCCCCAACGAAGCGGCCTACATCGACGCAACCGGCTCCGGCAGCGAAACCATCTGCCACCTGCGAGAAAATGGCCGGATAACGGtcctcttctgctccttCGACGCTGCGCCGCGCATCCTGCGCCTCTTCTGTTCTGGCTCGGTGATAGAGTGGGATCAGCCCGAGTTCGGGGCCTATCTCGAACGCATGGGGAATAAGAGCGTGCTCGGGGCGAGGGCAATTATCCGGCTGGACGTTTATAAG GTCCAAACCTCCTGCGGGTTCGGGGTCCCGCAACTGGCTCTAAAACTGGACCCGGAGACTCACGAGCCGAAACCGTACCTCAAGGATCGGGAGACGCTCGGGCATTTTGTCCGCAAGTCGGTGGAGAAGGGTCAGCTCCGCTCATATCAGCGGGAGTGGAATGCCAGCAGTTTGGATGGGTTGCCGGGGCTTTGGTCTGCGATCAGGGATGATGGGGGGTACGTGTGGGTGGGACGAGTGCGGAATTGGTTGCGGCGCCATGAAGACGAGATTGACGTGGTGAAGACGTCGTTGCTGTGTTTTCTCCTTGCTATGACTGTTCTTCGATGGATGGGCTACGAGGTATAG
- a CDS encoding acyclic terpene utilization AtuA family protein → MRTRPIRIAGASGSASDRRHAIAEFAHNYPQDPVDVIVADFMSEANMVTGAARKVGQLQAQGNQDASMPGYEPSFLLALEPALEDLAKHGIKLAVNAGNCDTEGLYKVVVQMVQAKGLKLKVAWVSGDEVLSTIKKSLQSGKSTFSNVYTGEILSEWSFEPIYGQCYLGGLGIAAALAQGADIVLCGRVSDASPVIGAAYWYHGWDRNDLDQLANAFVAGHLIECSNYVCGGNFTGFKMLENAGGDGWTNIGYPIAEISADGQVVITKQSYSSGGAVTVDTCSSQLLYEIQGPWYFNSDVTAILTDVHFEQLGVNRVALRGVRSAPPPPTTKVGITAHGGFQAEASWFLVGLDIAAKARMLEDQIRHLLSPYSSSFSALKFSTLGSSPDDPRDQDSATVTFRVVAQARRAEDLAPSQFLRPITDNIMQGYPGATFHLDLRQGFPKPVHEYYVTLLPQEDIKHQAHLPWKNQVIDIPPPPTTRQYPHRQPSQAITDSPANPQADFGPTIRGPLGWIVHARSGDKGPDANCGFWVRHHDEYLWLRSLLSAPKAKELLGEAYNANPELQIERFELPNLRAVHFLFRNLLDRGVGITTTVDFLGKNVAEYLRARWVDLPVKFLNRGKL, encoded by the exons ATGAGGACTCGCCCAATTCGCATCGCAG GTGCTTCGGGCTCTGCCTCTGACCGGCGCCATGCTATCGCTGAATTTGCGCACAATTACCCTCAGGACCCAGTTGATGTGATCGTCGCGGACTTCATGAGCGAAGCCAACATGGTCACAGGGGCAGCACGGAAGGTTGGCCAGCTGCAAGCACAGGGTAATCAGGATGCATCTATGCCGGGGTATGAGCCCTCCTTCCTGCTGGCCCTAGAACCGGCGCTAGAAGATCTGGCGAAACATGGGATCAAGCTGGCGGTCAATGCGGGAAATTGTGATACCGAAGGTTTGTACAAGGTGGTAGTTCAAATGGTACAAGCTAAAGGGTTGAAGTTAAAG GTTGCTTGGGTATCAGGCGATGAAGTTCTTTCTACAATCAAGAAATCTCTACAGTCTGGGAAATCCACGTTTAGCAACGTCTACACTGGCGAGATACTCTCAGAATGGTCATTTGAGCCAATATACGGCCAATGTTACCTGGGGGGTCTCGGAATCGCTGCGGCTCTCGCTCAAGGAGCCGACATTGTTCTGTGTGGACGAGTATCAGACGCGTCGCCCGTGATCGGTGCAGCGTACTGGTATCACGGATGGGACCGCAATGACCTTGATCAATTGGCAAATGCATTTGTGGCTGGCCACCTCATTGAATGCAGCAACTACGTCTGTGGCGGTAACTTTACGGGCTTCAAGATGCTGGAAAACGCCGGTGGTGATGGCTGGACCAATATCGGATATCCCATTGCAGAGATCTCGGCAGACGGCCAGGTGGTCATCACGAAGCAATCATACTCTTCCGGTGGTGCTGTCACCGTCGACACATGTTCCTCGCAACTGCTGTACGAGATTCAAGGCCCGTGGTACTTCAACTCCGATGTGACTGCTATACTGACGGACGTCCATTTCGAACAATTGGGTGTCAACCGTGTGGCTTTGCGCGGCGTTCGCTCTGCGCCTCCCCCGCCAACCACAAAGGTCGGCATCACTGCCCATGGCGGCTTCCAAGCAGAAGCCTCATGGTTTCTGGTGGGATTAGACATCGCAGCCAAGGCGAGGATGCTAGAAGACCAGATCCGTCACCTCCTCTCGCCGTACTCGTCCAGTTTCTCGGCCTTGAAGTTTTCCACCTTAGGCTCGTCGCCGGATGACCCCAGAGATCAAGATAGCGCCACCGTCACCTTCCGAGTCGTCGCACAGGCCCGTAGAGCCGAAGACCTCGCCCCGTCGCAATTCCTCCGTCCCATCACAGACAACATTATGCAGGGATACCCAGGTGCCACCTTCCACCTGGACCTGCGCCAAGGTTTCCCCAAACCCGTCCATGAGTACTACGTCACACTGCTGCCTCAGGAGGACATAAAGCACCAAGCCCACCTCCCCTGGAAGAATCAGGTCATCGATATCCCTCCTCCCCCAACGACCCGCCAATACCCGCACCGACAGCCCTCACAGGCCATCACAGACTCCCCCGCCAATCCGCAAGCAGACTTCGGTCCGACAATTCGCGGTCCCCTAGGCTGGATTGTGCATGCGCGCTCCGGCGATAAAGGCCCAGACGCTAACTGCGGGTTCTGGGTGCGCCATCACGACGAGTACCTCTGGCTCCGCTCGTTGCTGTCCGCGCCAAAGGCGAAGGAGCTCCTGGGTGAGGCGTATAACGCGAATCCCGAGTTGCAAATTGAACGGTTCGAACTGCCGAATCTACGGGCTGTGCATTTCTTGTTTCGGAATTTGCTGGATCGGGGAGTTGGGATCACGACCACCGTGGATTTTCTGGGGAAGAATGTGGCGGAGTATTTGCGCGCGAGGTGGGTGGATTTGCCTGTGAAGTTTTTGAATAGGGGGAAATTGTAG
- a CDS encoding F-box and WD domain protein, with translation MSSDPLLHSSLAVSGASQYGNDIPQSPSKQADFLSKRANFNAQQRISLGALPNEVLTHILSHLPPPSLSSISLVSRRFHSLVTTPHAWRIAFCRYFPGPYAVENGARLSATDGSDNVASNKRYFSRLTALASWRSEYILRTRLLRSLSRGKPAQFEPSKKYGTVRAANVRNGSAVATYTSQLMYPVSHLGASFGAEDTRKEPHFIHGASEQGIASASDPSTVKVGTWGLSDHQMFRHFADLFPGDAEYGLGSGDLVGQPNCMDVSQPYGMIYGEGCPQGRSYFISTTEQRGRFLGLVESSSQPQQGVPALNPATTSITAVWIAKSAHILKMTGGLVGMLSGSSVGILTAYALGPHPTYEKRFERGQVTAKWAICPGVPIIGIAVDDNYSKNRSSRGRIWATVLNALGEVFYLTEIPRQPDIAAKLSAEEIDQLAWKTGRSVRWELIELSKRTARPDPFNRDPVDGSYSPRSSSDSMKLDEQQIAAETKEIERFLKFRPKHFRKVCKGWDMRRDLKVDFAGDDGLGAGESIMVITRGAGEGEKASISRFTRTMLKSDLPAASGTLPHITGDATFRSLFGGPSHTPIPSSASDASSLPPSRTSSYLSDTVVCSVANTEWRMSDFGFGDRKSIRITTSALDSSTYAVLTADEDPLLGMSGGSGFSSAMSSPLPHLKQSSSNPEIPGSRGRYLAVGTATGLVFVWDIRAPSAKSTDIINSVSPLRIIQTDSPQVSCVALTSLYLVHGGNDGLVQAWDPLASTTRPIRTINSRFSSRARRRLVQAEASMHGVGNNFFACGAICLDPDPTVLRGMVALGTHLRYWAFSSSGADQYKSRKRRLRRGHRGSDITAEGQRFSSSGRGALKEYIEDEKVEIERQKVAEAKERAYLSNRFGIDLLGSDVSEDQLLAYAQLLSEEAFASEALKRGEAVVSSVVSTSPSDTIGRNDSSVAADDYSSSSSPYQDTIDDDLAPDIAEAIRLSLLDEGPSQEKSPYPVKFSRKLQSSYGNISPCELSGAESSRQRELDDLELAIQLSLAESQSVGQPERQQDREYPLLSTFSPASDKGKGKGRAL, from the exons ATGAGTTCCGATCCACTCCTTCACTCATCGCTGGCTGTCAGCGGTGCCAGTCAATACGGGAACGACATCCCCCAGTCTCCCAGCAAGCAGGCAGATTTTCTCTCCAAGAGAGCGAATTTCAATGCTCAGCAGCGCATATCTCTGGGAGCCTTACCCAATG AGGTCCTGACTCACATCCTCTCTCATCTGCCACCGCCATCGTTATCGTCCATCTCGCTTGTGTCCCGCCGCTTTCATAGTTTGGTCACGACCCCCCATGCCTGGAGAATTGCATTCTGCCGGTACTTCCCGGGTCCATACGCTGTGGAAAATGGCGCCCGTCTCTCTGCAACGGACGGCTCGGATAACGTGGCTTCAAATAAGCGGTACTTCTCGAGACTGACTGCGCTAGCTTCGTGGAGAAGCGAGTACATTCTGAGGACCCGCTTGTTAAGATCGCTTTCAAGGGGCAAGCCAGCTCAATTCGAACCTTCCAAGAAATATGGTACGGTTCGAGCTGCCAATGTACGTAATGGCAGCGCTGTAGCCACCTACACTTCACAGCTTATGTACCCCGTGAGTCACCTCGGTGCTTCTTTCGGTGCAGAAGATACCAGGAAAGAACCACATTTTATTCATGGTGCGTCGGAGCAGGGAATTGCATCTGCTAGCGACCCTTCGACTGTCAAAGTCGGTACGTGGGGCTTGTCTGATCATCAAATGTTCCGGCATTTTGCGGACTTGTTTCCTGGCGATGCTGAATATGGCCTTGGATCCGGCGACCTTGTTGGGCAACCCAACTGCATGGACGTCAGTCAGCCATATGGCATGATCTATGGCGAAGGTTGTCCGCAAGGTCGCAGTTACTTTATCTCGACTACGGAGCAGCGTGGCCGTTTCCTTGGACTTGTGGAATCGAGCTCCCAACCGCAACAGGGCGTCCCTGCGCTCAACCCGGCAACAACTTCAATCACTGCTGTCTGGATCGCCAAGTCCGCGCACATCCTTAAAATGACGGGAGGCTTGGTTGGAATGCTATCTGGCTCATCTGTCGGTATCCTTACAGCCTACGCGCTCGGACCTCATCCTACTTATGAGAAGCGGTTTGAGAGAGGACAAGTCACGGCTAAATGGGCTATCTGCCCGGGAGTCCCCATCATTGGTATCGCTGTTGATGACAACTATTCCAAAAATCGCTCCTCTCGTGGCAGGATATGGGCAACGGTTCTTAACGCTCTTGGAGAGGTGTTCTACCTAACAGAAATACCTCGACAACCCGATATTGCAGCAAAGTTAAGCGCGGAGGAAATTGATCAGCTTGCTTGGAAAACTGGTAGAAGTGTTCGATGGGAGCTCATAGAACTGAGCAAGCGGACTGCGCGACCAGACCCGTTCAACAGGGACCCTGTCGATGGAAGCTACAGCCCTAGGTCGTCGTCAGACTCAATGAAGCTGGATGAACAACAGATAGCGGCCGAAACCAAGGAGATTGAACGTTTTCTGAAATTCAGACCCAAACATTTCCGAAAGGTTTGCAAGGGCTGGGATATGAGACGTGATTTAAAAGTCGACTTTGCTGGTGATGACGGCCTTGGTGCCGGTGAATCAATCATGGTTATTACTCGAGGCGCTGGTGAAGGTGAAAAAGCCTCGATTAGCAGGTTCACTAGAACAATGTTGAAGTCCGATCTGCCAGCGGCTTCTGGAACCCTTCCTCATATTACTGGTGATGCTACGTTCAGGTCCCTTTTTGGTGGACCTAGCCATACACCTATCCCATCCTCCGCTTCGGACGCGAGTAGTCTGCCTCCGTCCAGAACTTCGAGTTACCTTAGTGATACAGTCGTCTGCTCGGTTGCAAACACAGAATGGCGCATGTCAGACTTTGGCTTCGGTGACCGAAAGTCCATCCGAATTACTACAAGCGCCTTGGATTCTTCCACTTATGCCGTCCTGACGGCTGACGAGGATCCACTACTCGGGATGTCTGGTGGCTCGGGGTTCTCATCGGCCATGTCGTCCCCATTGCCGCACTTGAAGCAGTCGTCCTCGAACCCTGAAATTCCCGGAAGCCGAGGACGATACCTCGCTGTTGGCACCGCCACAGGTCTGGTGTTCGTATGGGATATACGGGCGCCGTCGGCCAAGAGTACCGATATTATCAACTCCGTGTCGCCACTCAGGATCATCCAAACTGACTCACCACAGGTGTCATGTGTTGCCCTGACATCCCTATATTTGGTGCACGGTGGTAACGACGGACTTGTGCAAGCATGGGATCCTCTTGCGTCTACCACACGTCCTATTCGGACAATCAATTCACGATTTTCTTCTAGAGCTCGGCGCCGCTTAGTGCAAGCGGAAGCCTCCATGCATGGAGTTGGCAATAACTTCTTCGCATGTGGAGCCATATGCCTTGATCCGGATCCGACTGTGTTGAGAGGCATGGTCGCTCTGGGAACGCACCTGCGGTACTGGGCTTTTAGCTCCTCGGGCGCAGATCAATACAAGAGTAGGAAGCGTCGACTTCGCCGCGGCCACAGGGGTAGCGACATCACTGCTGAGGGTCAACGATTCAGCAGCAGTGGCCGTGGAGCCCTCAAGGAGTACATAGAGGACGAGAAGGTGGAAATTGAACGACAGAAAGTTGCCGAAGCGAAGGAAAGGGCGTATCTCAGCAACCGGTTCGGCATCGATCTATTAGGATCGGATGTCAGCGAGGACCAGCTTCTCGCCTACGCACAATTACTGAGCGAAGAAGCTTTCGCTAGTGAAGCTCTCAAGCGCGGTGAAGCAGTGGTTAGCTCGGTGGTCAGCACCTCTCCAAGTGACACTATCGGTCGCAATGATAGTTCTGTCGCAGCAGACGACTattcgtcctcatcctctccGTACCAGGACAccatcgatgatgatcttgcACCTGATATTGCTGAAGCTATCCGCCTGAGCTTGCTCGACGAAGGACCTTCGCAAGAAAAATCTCCTTATCCTGTTAAGTTCTCGAGAAAGCTTCAGTCGAGTTACGGTAACATCTCACCATGCGAATTATCAGGTGCTGAAAGCAGCCGCCAGCGAGAGCTTGACGATCTGGAGCTTGCCATACAGTTGAGTCTTGCGGAGAGTCAGAGTGTCGGGCAACCAGAGAGACAGCAAGACAGGGAATATCCTTTGTTGAGTACATTCTCACCAGCGTCTGACAAGGGTAAAGGCAAAGGAAGAGCTTTGTAG
- a CDS encoding MRX complex nuclease subunit: MPGISDAETIRILVSTDNHVGYNERDPIRGDDSWKSFHEVMCLAKERDVDMVLLAGDLFHENKPSRKSMYQVMRSIRMNCLGDKPCELEMLSDASENFQGAFNHVNYEDLDINVAIPIFSIHGNHDDPSGEGHLAALDLLQVSGLLNYYGRTPESDNIHIKPVLLQKGRTKLALYGMSNVRDERLFRTFRDGKVKFYQPSIQKNDWFNLMCVHQNHHAYTETGYLPENFLPDFLDLVIWGHEHECLINPRLNPETKFHVMQPGSSVATSLVPGEAVPKHVAILSITGREFKCEPIRLKTVRPFAMREIVLSEEKGAQKLARKENNRTEVTRFLISIVEELIEEAQAEWLEMQDEADDDEEREVPLPLVRLRVEISTPEGGSYDCENPQRFSNRFVGKVANVNDVVQFYRKKKNTTTRKKDDEIDEAAMSQLSTLDTVKVEQLVREFLAAQSLTILPQNSFGDAVAQFIDKDDKHAMEMFVNESLESQVKHLMSLDREGDEMDDEELARSSIQKAMEKYRTQMEEMFSRGVKKRSTRGKKRFKPKPDGWDTEFDGEWEDQPGALIHSDNEVGDPNEEEAAEDGTEPQTASSTRGRGRGRGGRAAAATTSRTTAKASAVKKSTSATTTRSRKQQVISDEEDDDVVMLDDDEEDAAPQALSNIEEDEDDDDDSQALFVKQPTTRTRKPASSSVATRPHRSGRSAASPAPSSATISGTATGRTSGRARQRQTTLNFVGSQSSTRSRAAEPSRPASKTSRSTRAASVASEDIDDDSDAFEPMQTSRRRR, translated from the exons ATGCCTGGCATCAGTG ACGCGGAAACAATCCGCATCCTTGTATCGACCGACAACCATGTCGGGTACAACGAGCGAGATCCGATAAGGGGCGATGACAGCTGGAAGAGCTTCCATGAGGTGATGTGTCTGGCCAAAGAGCGAGACGTGGACATGGTACTCCTTGCTGGCGATCTTTTCCATGAGAACAAGCCGTCCCGAAAATCCATGTACCAGGTCATGCGATCTATCCGAATGAACTGCTTGGGTGACAAGCCTTGTgagctggagatgctcaGTGATGCGAGTGAGAACTTTCAAGGGGCCTTCAACCACGTCAATTACGAAGATTTGGACATCAATGTTGCGATTCCGATTTTCTCAATCCACGGAAATCACGACGACCCGTCAGGCGAGGGTCATCTGGCAGCCTTGGATCTGCTCCAGGTTTCGGGACTGTTAAATTACTACGGTAGAACACCGGAGTCCGACAACATCCATATCAAGCCAGTGCTCTTACAGAAAGGGCGTACAAAGTTAGCTCTGTATGGTATGAGTAATGTACGGGATGAGAGGCTGTTCAGAACATTCCGAGACGGTAAAGTGAAGTTCTATCAGCCTTCTATTCAAAAAAACGATTGGTTCAATTTGATGTGCGTCCATCAGAACCATCACGCATATACCGAGACGGGTTATCTTCCAGAAAATTTCCTCCCAGACTTCCTCGACCTGGTCATCTGGGGCCACGAACACGAATGCTTAATCAATCCAAGACTCAATCCGGAAACGAAATTCCATGTCATGCAGCCTGGATCGTCGGTAGCGACGTCGCTCGTTCCTGGTGAAGCGGTCCCAAAGCACGTGGCGATTCTCAGCATCACTGGTCGGGAGTTCAAATGTGAGCCAATCCGCCTGAAGACAGTACGTCCCTTTGCAATGAGGGAGATTGTCCTGtcagaagaaaaaggcgcGCAGAAGTTAGCGCGTAAAGAGAACAACAGAACAGAAGTTACGCGCTTCCTGATCTCAATCGTTGAAGAACTAATCGAGGAGGCCCAAGCCGAGTGGCTGGAAATGCAAGATGAGgcagatgacgatgaggagcgCGAAGTTCCATTACCACTAGTGAGGTTGCGTGTTGAGATATCCACGCCAGAAGGAGGCAGCTATGACTGTGAGAACCCTCAGCGCTTTTCCAATCGGTTTGTGGGAAAGGTCGCCAACGTGAACGACGTGGTGCAATTCtaccggaagaagaagaatacCACCACACgcaagaaggacgacgaAATCGATGAAGCCGCCATGTCTCAGCTGTCCACTCTGGACACAGTCAAGGTGGAGCAGCTGGTGCGCGAGTTTCTCGCCGCCCAGTCGTTGACTATCCTTCCACAAAATTCTTTCGGGGACGCAGTGGCTCAATTCATCGACAAGGATGACAAGCATGCGATGGAGATGTTCGTCAACGAGTCCCTAGAAAGCCAGGTCAAGCATTTGATGAGCCTAGATCGTGAAGGCGACGAgatggatgacgaggaattAGCCCGGAGTTCTATACAAAAGGCCATGGAAAAATACCGGACACAGATGGAAGAAATGTTTTCGCGAGGAGTAAAGAAACGAAGCACACGGGGCAAGAAACGGTTCAAGCCGAAGCCCGACGGATGGGACACGGAATTCGACGGCGAGTGGGAGGATCAGCCAGGGGCTTTGATTCACTCTGATAACGAGGTTGGCGATCCcaacgaagaggaagctgctgaagaCGGAACAGAACCCCAGACGGCTTCGTCCACTCGTGGTCGCGGCCGGGGGCGAGGTGGACGAGCCGCAGCGGCTACCACATCTCGTACCACAGCTAAAGCGTCCGCAGTAAAGAAGAGTACTTCTGCTACAACGACAAGAAGTCGAAAACAGCAGGTAATctcagatgaagaagatgacgatgtaGTCAtgctcgatgatgatgaggaggatgccgCCCCTCAGGCGCTCTCCAACattgaggaggacgaggacgacgatgacgactcACAAGCCCTGTTCGTCAAACAGCCGACAACAAGAACCCGGAAACCAGCTTCAAGCTCGGTAGCTACGAGGCCGCACCGATCGGGCCGCAGCGCCGCGTCACCGGCCCCGTCTTCAGCGACCATCAGCGGCACGGCTACTGGTCGAACCTCTGGCAGAGCAAGACAAAGACAGACGACCCTGAATTTTGTGGGCTCTCAAAGCAGTACACGATCTCGTGCTGCTGAACCATCTAGGCCAGCATCAAAAACTAGTCGAAGCACCAGAGCTGCTAGCGTGGCCAGTGAGGATatcgatgatgacagtgacgCTTTCGAGCCTATGCAGACTTCCAGAAGACGGAGGTAA